The proteins below are encoded in one region of Xenopus laevis strain J_2021 chromosome 8L, Xenopus_laevis_v10.1, whole genome shotgun sequence:
- the gpr65.L gene encoding psychosine receptor: MININEECPINHDIDQYLFPVAYITVIIISIPTNCISLYVSCLQIKKKNELGIYLFNLSFADLLYTLVLPVWVYYSLNHNNWMLSEHVCSLVAFLLHSNLYSSAGFLTCISLDRYFAVVHPLNFSQIRTRRTAIIVSVVVWLIQHLSNAIILTKNELFNSTGDLTCYDVFPMEQWKSTFNIIHICIGHLLPLCIMVLCYQRIFAAVKKNQATGDRDKQKIKQLLLTIIVSFVISFTPYHVVLFIRSVGEPKNCTFAKNMFVPYKLTLALTSINCIADPFLYCFVSEAGRADVRTILHCRGKQTEPSEKSIFMMTAIIPTSDQENV, translated from the coding sequence ATGATTAATATTAACGAAGAATGCCCTATCAACCATGACATAGATCAGTATTTGTTTCCAGTTGCTTATATCACTGTAATCATAATAAGTATCCCAACAAACTGTATTTCCCTATATGTTTCCTGTCTGCAGATAAAAAAGAAGAATGAGCTAGGAATCTATCTATTTAACTTGTCCTTTGCAGACCTGCTATATACTCTGGTTCTACCTGTTTGGGTTTATTATAGTCTCAATCATAATAACTGGATGCTTTCAGAACATGTCTGCTCTCTGGTCGCTTTTCTCTTGCACAGTAACTTATACAGCAGCGCTGGATTCCTTACATGCATCTCACTGGACCGATATTTTGCTGTCGTCCATCCTTTAAATTTCAGCCAAATACGAACCAGAAGAACAGCAATTATTGTCAGCGTTGTTGTTTGGCTAATACAGCATTTATCAAACGCTATTATTCTAACAAAAAATGAGCTCTTCAATAGCACAGGTGACCTTACATGTTATGATGTCTTCCCAATGGAACAATGGAAGTCTACTTTTAATATCATCCATATATGTATTGGCCATTTGCTTCCCCTCTGTATTATGGTGCTTTGTTACCAGAGGATATTTGCGGCGGTTAAAAAGAATCAGGCCACTGGTGATAGAGACAAACAGAAAATCAAGCAACTGCTCCTCACGATCATAGTGTCATTCGTCATCAGTTTTACTCCATATCATGTTGTGTTGTTTATAAGGAGTGTTGGGGAACCAAAGAACTGCACGTTTGCTAAAAACATGTTTGTACCTTACAAATTAACTCTGGCACTTACAAGCATTAACTGTATAGCGGACCCTTTCCTGTACTGCTTTGTCAGTGAAGCTGGAAGGGCAGATGTTCGGACAATACTACATTGCCGTGGCAAGCAAACTGAGCCATCAGAAAAATCTATCTTCATGATGACTGCAATAATTCCAACTTCCGACCAGGAGAATGTGTGA